A DNA window from Turicibacter sp. TJ11 contains the following coding sequences:
- the addB gene encoding helicase-exonuclease AddAB subunit AddB, producing MSIRFITGRSGVGKTRVILSEIKEACDTHPQGDPIFVIVPDQMSFHMEYQLLKQSEQPSLMRVQGLSFSRFAYRILQETGGVSRYHLDQVGLSILLQKVMNEKREELTLFPFYANKPGFINKVSEMIAEFKNYCVSPSQLFQCVNESTEAMNWSIQSSKKINDLALLYDTFEKVSLNKYLMSEDYYALLSEQIANSQTIANSDFYIDGYHIFNKQEELILFQLMNYAKSVTVVLTHDLNSESSVFELSGRTLSRLQNGAKERGLNYEVCDITAHEQSRFYEPSGLKHLEQHFLQVPLVPSSQEGVFFFNAANRRLEVEEVAKRIHRLVHEQNETYSDIAIYTGDANVYDELIAAIFPKYQIPIFLDYKESMINHPLMTMIYHLFDVILNHWRHESLFTVIKTGLFINVEGFKKGQSFYDLYQSYQRDIDLLENYCLARNMKKFDWVSSDSWVYERYQGLGRGYVKTDEDLKTEQKINQVRSEISRLITSFEAKLKKAKTYKDYAIATFTFLEECQIPQKLALFEESAQELQDLKLYKQHNQVWNQLLSLFEQLVEIGQEEVVSLEDFVIVFKSGIEEMTYATVPPRLDQVAIGELRRARYQLVSDLKTPGQYGIKHAFVLGVNEGQIPKFVTESSLLNEAERESLKAAGIELAPSLVQTQVDEQFILYTVFTSAKQSLTLSYANSNDEGKEFLPSYIYNHVKAMFPNAVEAHIGREWEDDVYDHLTTHMQAVAHLIAVLKKSPQRREYYQPLLDYYKETQPLVYQMITQILNYQNDVTNLDSDITKQLYSEEIVASVSRLELFNQCEFAHYLRYGLQLKEREQYKLDLPHIGELYHEALKRIADRITKENRSFKDLTPEECLTLAKMVSDELSDQLLYKILRQSKRMMKLTERLTQVVYKTLLGLKYQGSHSAFKPLFFELPFDTKQTSGIHLKSRELPNGFRLALKGIIDRVDVAKSEDGQQAYLRIIDYKSSQKELELDKVYYGLSLQLLTYLDIVVSNALQLIDLPAEVGGLLYFHVHRPLISQDSEDLLRQESYEEKIIQLQQEKYKMNGYLPEDYDVVHLSDQRLSEQAKSDIVPITLKKDGSFSARGNATLNKETLKMLRHYTNQMIEESAIKITQGQLNINPMKYGERSACDYCQYRGICQFDPDFLGNTSRLLPKMKSDAAMEAMKCKLEKGGAEDEL from the coding sequence ATGAGTATTCGTTTTATAACGGGACGATCAGGGGTAGGGAAAACTCGTGTCATTTTAAGTGAGATAAAAGAAGCCTGTGATACGCATCCTCAAGGGGATCCGATTTTTGTGATCGTTCCGGATCAGATGTCTTTTCATATGGAATATCAGTTGTTAAAACAAAGTGAACAACCAAGTTTAATGCGTGTTCAAGGGCTAAGTTTTAGTCGTTTTGCTTATCGTATTTTACAAGAAACAGGAGGAGTTAGCCGATATCATCTCGATCAGGTGGGATTGTCTATTTTACTTCAAAAGGTGATGAATGAAAAAAGGGAAGAATTAACGTTATTTCCTTTTTACGCGAATAAACCAGGATTTATTAATAAGGTAAGTGAGATGATTGCCGAGTTTAAAAACTATTGTGTCAGTCCTTCTCAATTATTTCAATGTGTCAACGAATCAACTGAAGCGATGAATTGGTCTATTCAGTCGAGTAAAAAAATTAATGACTTGGCTCTTTTATACGATACGTTTGAGAAAGTTTCACTCAATAAATATTTAATGAGTGAGGATTATTATGCCCTTTTAAGTGAACAAATTGCGAACAGTCAAACGATCGCGAATAGTGATTTTTACATTGATGGTTATCATATTTTTAATAAACAAGAAGAGTTAATTTTATTTCAATTAATGAACTATGCGAAGTCTGTGACGGTGGTGTTAACACACGACTTAAATTCTGAAAGTTCGGTTTTTGAATTATCAGGACGAACACTTTCACGTTTACAAAATGGTGCGAAAGAACGTGGACTTAATTATGAAGTGTGTGACATTACTGCTCATGAACAGTCACGCTTTTATGAGCCAAGTGGCTTGAAACATTTAGAACAACATTTTTTACAAGTGCCACTTGTTCCGTCTTCTCAAGAGGGAGTCTTTTTCTTTAATGCGGCTAATCGTCGCCTAGAAGTTGAAGAAGTTGCTAAACGAATTCATCGACTAGTTCACGAACAGAATGAAACGTATAGTGACATTGCCATTTATACGGGTGATGCCAATGTCTATGATGAGCTGATTGCCGCTATTTTTCCTAAGTATCAAATTCCTATTTTCTTAGATTATAAAGAATCGATGATCAATCACCCGTTAATGACGATGATTTATCATTTATTTGATGTGATTTTAAATCATTGGCGTCATGAATCGTTATTTACGGTTATTAAAACAGGTCTTTTCATTAATGTGGAGGGCTTTAAAAAAGGTCAGTCATTTTATGACTTATACCAAAGCTACCAACGTGACATTGATTTATTAGAAAATTATTGCTTAGCAAGAAATATGAAAAAGTTTGATTGGGTGTCTTCTGACTCATGGGTTTATGAACGTTATCAGGGACTTGGGCGCGGTTATGTTAAAACAGATGAGGATTTAAAGACTGAACAAAAAATTAATCAAGTTCGAAGTGAGATTAGTCGTCTGATTACATCATTTGAGGCGAAGTTAAAAAAAGCAAAAACGTATAAAGACTATGCGATTGCTACATTTACGTTTTTAGAAGAGTGTCAAATTCCTCAAAAGCTCGCTTTATTTGAGGAAAGTGCACAGGAATTACAGGATTTAAAACTTTATAAACAGCATAATCAAGTTTGGAATCAACTACTGTCTCTTTTTGAACAGCTTGTTGAAATTGGTCAAGAAGAAGTCGTGAGTTTAGAAGATTTTGTGATTGTTTTTAAATCAGGAATTGAAGAGATGACTTATGCAACCGTCCCTCCACGTTTGGATCAGGTAGCAATCGGAGAGTTAAGACGTGCTCGTTATCAATTAGTGAGTGACTTAAAAACACCAGGGCAATACGGAATTAAGCATGCGTTTGTTTTAGGGGTGAATGAAGGTCAAATTCCGAAGTTTGTGACAGAAAGTAGCTTGCTAAATGAAGCAGAACGTGAATCACTTAAAGCAGCGGGAATTGAATTAGCGCCAAGTCTTGTTCAAACACAAGTGGATGAGCAGTTTATTTTATATACCGTATTTACTTCTGCTAAACAATCTTTAACGTTGTCTTATGCTAATAGTAATGATGAAGGAAAAGAGTTTTTACCATCTTATATTTATAATCATGTCAAGGCGATGTTTCCTAACGCTGTTGAGGCGCATATCGGACGTGAATGGGAAGATGATGTTTACGATCACTTAACAACTCATATGCAAGCCGTTGCTCATTTAATTGCCGTGTTAAAAAAATCACCACAACGTCGAGAGTACTATCAACCGCTGTTAGACTACTATAAGGAAACACAACCGCTTGTTTACCAAATGATCACGCAAATTTTAAATTATCAAAATGATGTTACCAACTTAGATAGTGACATCACGAAACAATTATATAGTGAGGAAATCGTCGCAAGTGTTTCTCGTTTAGAACTGTTTAATCAGTGTGAATTTGCGCATTATCTTCGTTATGGACTACAGTTAAAAGAACGAGAACAATATAAGTTAGACTTACCTCACATTGGAGAGTTATATCACGAAGCGTTAAAGCGAATTGCTGATCGAATCACAAAAGAAAATCGTTCCTTTAAAGATTTAACACCAGAAGAATGTTTAACGTTAGCGAAAATGGTCTCAGATGAATTAAGTGATCAATTACTTTATAAAATTTTACGTCAAAGTAAACGAATGATGAAGCTAACGGAGCGCTTAACGCAAGTCGTTTACAAAACATTACTCGGGTTAAAATATCAAGGAAGTCATAGTGCGTTTAAGCCGCTTTTCTTTGAGCTACCGTTTGATACGAAGCAAACAAGTGGTATTCATTTAAAATCACGCGAACTTCCAAATGGATTTAGACTGGCACTCAAAGGAATTATTGATCGTGTGGATGTTGCTAAAAGTGAAGATGGTCAACAAGCGTATTTGAGAATCATCGACTATAAGTCAAGTCAAAAAGAGTTAGAGTTAGATAAGGTGTATTATGGATTAAGTTTACAACTGCTCACTTATTTAGATATTGTTGTTTCAAATGCTTTACAACTCATTGACTTACCAGCAGAGGTAGGGGGCTTATTATATTTTCATGTTCATCGACCACTCATTAGTCAAGACTCAGAGGACTTATTGCGTCAAGAGTCCTATGAAGAAAAAATCATTCAACTTCAACAAGAAAAGTACAAAATGAATGGGTATTTACCAGAAGATTATGATGTCGTTCACTTAAGTGATCAGCGACTAAGTGAACAGGCGAAAAGTGATATTGTGCCGATTACTTTAAAGAAAGATGGAAGTTTTTCAGCACGAGGGAATGCCACTTTAAATAAAGAAACACTCAAAATGCTTCGTCACTATACGAATCAGATGATTGAAGAATCTGCCATCAAAATTACACAAGGACAGCTGAATATTAATCCGATGAAATATGGGGAACGAAGCGCTTGTGATTACTGCCAATATCGAGGAATTTGTCAATTCGATCCCGATTTCCTAGGAAATACTTCTCGTTTATTACCAAAGATGAAATCAGATGCTGCGATGGAAGCGATGAAATGTAAATTAGAGAAAGGAGGGGCAGAGGATGAGCTCTAA
- a CDS encoding HU family DNA-binding protein has protein sequence MNRSQLVDKIAEKAELTKKDADKFLSAYIETVTEALQQDDKVALVGFGTFEVRERAARQGRNLHTGETIEIEASKYPAFKAGKALKDALK, from the coding sequence ATGAACCGTTCTCAATTAGTAGATAAAATCGCAGAAAAAGCTGAGTTAACAAAAAAAGATGCAGATAAATTTTTAAGTGCTTATATTGAAACTGTAACTGAGGCTTTACAACAAGATGATAAAGTAGCTTTAGTAGGATTTGGTACATTTGAAGTTCGTGAACGTGCAGCACGTCAAGGACGTAATTTACATACTGGAGAAACAATCGAAATCGAAGCAAGCAAATACCCAGCATTTAAAGCAGGTAAAGCTTTAAAAGATGCTTTAAAATAA
- the spoIVA gene encoding stage IV sporulation protein A: METNELMRDVFARTNGEFYLGVVGAVRTGKSTFIKKFMESLVIPLVEDENVKKRMIDELPQSANGKTIMTTEPKFIPAQAVNVTVEGEVSASIRLIDCVGYVIPSAVGYETEEGPRMVNTPWYEEPIPFVEAAAIGTQKVIEDHSHIGIVMTTDGSIGNFNRDDYLEAEQLVIEQLKAINKPFIVILNTTHPKTDDVAELRGQLQEEYGVPVLPLSVENMTKKDIFSVLKEALYEFPVSELDIKLPSWVDALSDDNWLKARFLKLINQSTNEFYKLRDINYLADEFKEEDIVEDCYISALDAGAGLAELEIKVPNQLYDQILTELVGPIKDKADLMYLLQDYANIKKEYEPIASALQMVKQLGYGIATPAIEDMTLSEPTVVKQGSRYGVRLKASAPSIHMIRVDVESVFEPIIGTEQQSKDLIDFILKDVDENPLSIWSTEIFGRCLSDIVRDGISAKLYSIPENARMKLQETLIKIVNQGNGGLIAIML; the protein is encoded by the coding sequence ATGGAAACTAATGAACTGATGAGAGACGTCTTTGCACGAACTAATGGGGAGTTCTACTTAGGGGTAGTAGGAGCGGTTCGTACGGGTAAATCAACGTTCATCAAAAAATTCATGGAGTCACTTGTGATCCCATTAGTTGAAGATGAAAATGTAAAAAAACGTATGATTGATGAGTTACCTCAAAGTGCTAATGGTAAAACGATCATGACAACAGAACCAAAATTTATTCCGGCACAAGCGGTTAATGTAACAGTTGAGGGGGAAGTATCAGCAAGTATTCGTTTAATTGACTGTGTTGGATATGTCATTCCAAGTGCTGTTGGTTATGAAACAGAAGAAGGGCCACGTATGGTCAATACACCTTGGTATGAAGAACCAATTCCTTTTGTAGAAGCAGCAGCTATTGGAACACAAAAGGTAATTGAAGATCACTCACATATTGGAATTGTAATGACAACAGATGGATCAATTGGAAACTTTAATCGTGACGATTACTTAGAAGCAGAACAATTAGTAATCGAGCAATTAAAAGCAATCAACAAACCATTTATTGTTATTTTAAATACAACTCATCCAAAAACTGATGACGTTGCTGAGTTACGTGGACAGTTACAAGAAGAGTATGGAGTACCAGTGTTACCTTTAAGTGTTGAAAACATGACGAAAAAAGATATCTTTAGTGTGTTAAAAGAAGCATTATATGAATTCCCAGTATCTGAATTAGATATTAAATTACCAAGCTGGGTAGATGCTTTAAGTGATGATAATTGGTTAAAAGCTCGTTTCTTAAAATTAATCAATCAAAGCACAAATGAGTTCTATAAACTTCGTGACATCAACTATTTAGCAGATGAGTTTAAAGAAGAAGATATCGTTGAAGATTGCTACATCAGTGCTTTAGATGCAGGAGCTGGGTTAGCTGAGTTAGAAATTAAAGTACCAAATCAACTATATGATCAAATCTTAACTGAGTTAGTCGGTCCAATTAAAGATAAAGCTGATTTAATGTATTTATTACAAGACTATGCAAATATTAAGAAAGAGTACGAGCCAATCGCAAGTGCTTTACAAATGGTAAAACAACTTGGATATGGAATCGCTACACCTGCTATTGAAGATATGACATTAAGTGAGCCAACAGTAGTAAAACAAGGTTCACGTTACGGTGTTCGTCTAAAAGCAAGTGCGCCATCTATTCATATGATTCGTGTAGATGTTGAATCAGTGTTTGAACCAATCATCGGTACAGAACAACAAAGTAAAGATTTAATTGATTTCATCTTAAAAGATGTGGATGAAAATCCATTATCAATTTGGTCAACTGAGATCTTTGGGCGTTGCTTAAGTGATATCGTACGTGATGGTATTTCAGCGAAATTATATTCAATTCCTGAAAATGCACGTATGAAACTTCAAGAAACATTAATTAAAATTGTCAACCAAGGAAATGGCGGGTTAATTGCCATCATGCTATAA